TACTGCGACTGCCACACCGAGGAGGAGGCCGATCCCGAGGCCTGCGCGGACGAGGCCGAACGCGTCGTCGACGAACTCGGCTACGACGCCCTGAAGTTCGACCTTGACGTCCCTTCGGGCTTCGAGAAGGACCGCGCCAACCGCCACCTCCGTCCCGGCGAGATCCGCCACAAGGCGGAGATAGTCGAGACGGTCACCGAGCGCGTGAAGGACAAGGCCGACGTCTCCTTCGACTGTCACTGGACGTTCTCCGGCGGCTCCGCCAAGCGCCTCGCGGACGCCATCGAGGAGTACGACGTGTGGTGGCTCGAAGACCCCGTCCCGCCGGAGAACCTCGAAGTCCAAGAGGAGGTCACGAAGAACACGGTCACGCCCATCGCGGTCGGTGAGAACCGCTACCGCGTCACCGAGCTCCGCCGCCTCATCGAGAACCAGGCGGTCGACATCGTCGCGCCCGACCTGCCGAAGGTCGGCGGCATGCGCGAGACCCGCAAGATCGCGGACGTGGCGAACCAGTACTACGTCCCGGTCGCGATGCACAACGTCGCCTCCCCGGTCGCGACGATGGCGGCGACCCACGTCGGCGCCGCCATCCCGAACTCGCTCGCGATCGAGTACCACTCCTACGAGCTGGGCTGGTGGGAGGACCTCGTCGAGGAGGACGTCATCGAGGACGGCTACATCGAGGTCCCGGAGAAGCCGGGCCTCGGCGTCACGCTCGATCTGGACACCGTCGAGGAGCACATGGTCGAGGGCGAGACGTTGTTCGATCCGGCGTAAGCCGGATCAAGCAGGTGAGTCGCAGCGCGAACGGAGCGATCGTCTCACCGTGTTCGATCCGGCGTAAGCCGGATCGAGCCCGATAGACGGGCGCAGCGAGTCTATCGGTGTTCGACGAGGCGTAAGCGTAGTCAAGCGCGGAAATCTCCGATTTCCGCGGTTCGACGAAGCGTAGCTTCGTCGGGCAAGCGAATCTCCGATTCGCGTTGTTGGATTCGACGTAAGCTGGATCGAGCCAGCAGCGCGCGTATCTCGCACCGAACCTCTGCCAGAAAACGGTAGCCGAATTGGTCAGTACAGACGTAGCGACGAGCGATTGCGGGAGTAGGTGTAGTACGTTGTGAGGCCATTTATAAGTAGAATTGCGGTGTTGCCGGCGGTTGTTTATAAGCGGCTGGCGCTGCTGCGGTGAACGTCTTCAAAGCCCCAGTCGCGACGGCTCGCGCGCCTTGCTGTGCTCCTCGCTCGGTCGCTGTCGCTCCCTCGCTGCGGTGTCGCCGGCGGCTTCGCCGCCGGCTGCCCGTGGCGCGTAGCGCCACACTGCTTGCTGCGGCGTGCTTCGCCCTCGCGACTGCCCCTTTGAGTCCCACCCCACCCCACCCCGCATCACCCCGCACCGCCCCGCACCTCACGCCTCCCCAGCCTCGTCGCTGGCGGCTGGCGCCGCCAGCGACTCCCTCGCGGGCTGACTCGCGGCCGCCGGTGGCGGCCGCTCGCAGGCGCGCCACCGCACTCTGCTTTTATAAACGCTCGGCACCGTCACTCACGGCTATTTAAACACCGGCTCATCGCCATCGATCTGCGATACTCACTCCCGCACTCGATCAGGAAGCAGGCACGTTCTAACGGTTGGTCCAGGATTCAAACAGAGAACATAAACGATCGCGTCAGGCGTTCTTCGCCACTCGGTCGATCCGGACCGCCTCCAGCCCCCGCCGGTCGAGTTCGGCCTCGATCTCTCGCACCCGGGGCGCGATCGCGTCCGGCTCGTGGCTGTCGGTCCCGACGGTCACATCGACGCCGGCGTCGACGAGGCGGTCGAGGAACGCGGGCGCCGGGTGGAACTCCCCGTAGTCGTCGAGCAGGCGTCCGGCGTTGATCCCCGGGACGGTCCGCGAGTCGCGGAGGGCGTCGGCGACCGCGGCGTAGTGGTCCTCGGTCGCGAACCCGCGGAGGTGCGGGTTGCGCTCGATCAGGTCGGGATGCGCGGCGATCGCGAACAGCTCCGACTCAACGAGGGCGACCAGCTTCTCGAAGTACCGGTCGACAAGCGCTCGGCGCTCGGACTCCGGCTTGTCGGCGAAATGGGGGCGCGTGTGGACGTTCGCCCCGTCGAGTTCGTGGACGCTCCCGACGGCGTAGTCGAAGCCCGCCTCGTCGAGGAACGCCGCGATCGCGTCCTCGTGAGCGGGGTCGTAGTCCATCTCGACGGCGTCGAACACGTCGACGGCGGCGTCCTCGCGGACCGCCTCGATCGCCTCGCGACGCCGCTCGTGGGTCAGGTCCAGATTGAATCCGAACGCGCGCTTGCGGCGCCGCGCGTTCGACTCCGGCGAGACGTTACAGTGGTCCGCGAACCCGACCCCGTCGAGTCCGGCGTCGGCCGCCGCGTCGACCATCCAGCGCAGGAACGCCCCGTCCGAGTAGTTCGTGTGGGCGTGGTAGTCGTACACGTCTCCGCTTCGCTCCCGGGCGACTCGAAGCTTCGGGTCACACGGGAGTCGTTCGCACGCGCCGTCCGTCAGCGACCCGCGCCGAGGAGCGCGTTCGCCGCGGTGACGAGGAAGGCGACCCCCGCCAGCCCGGCGATGACGAGGAACGACGCGCCCCAGCCGAACAGGTCCGCGACG
The sequence above is a segment of the Halorubrum sp. 2020YC2 genome. Coding sequences within it:
- a CDS encoding PHP domain-containing protein is translated as MYDYHAHTNYSDGAFLRWMVDAAADAGLDGVGFADHCNVSPESNARRRKRAFGFNLDLTHERRREAIEAVREDAAVDVFDAVEMDYDPAHEDAIAAFLDEAGFDYAVGSVHELDGANVHTRPHFADKPESERRALVDRYFEKLVALVESELFAIAAHPDLIERNPHLRGFATEDHYAAVADALRDSRTVPGINAGRLLDDYGEFHPAPAFLDRLVDAGVDVTVGTDSHEPDAIAPRVREIEAELDRRGLEAVRIDRVAKNA
- a CDS encoding mandelate racemase/muconate lactonizing enzyme family protein; the encoded protein is MSRNYESLHDPNAEYTMRELSAETMGTTGTRGGDRDVEITDVQTTMVDGNFPWTLVRVYTDAGVVGTGEAYWGAGVPELIERMKPFVIGENPLDIDRLYEHLIQKMSGEGSVEGVTVTAISGIEVALHDLAGKILDVPAYQLLGGKYRDEMRVYCDCHTEEEADPEACADEAERVVDELGYDALKFDLDVPSGFEKDRANRHLRPGEIRHKAEIVETVTERVKDKADVSFDCHWTFSGGSAKRLADAIEEYDVWWLEDPVPPENLEVQEEVTKNTVTPIAVGENRYRVTELRRLIENQAVDIVAPDLPKVGGMRETRKIADVANQYYVPVAMHNVASPVATMAATHVGAAIPNSLAIEYHSYELGWWEDLVEEDVIEDGYIEVPEKPGLGVTLDLDTVEEHMVEGETLFDPA